A region from the Enterococcus faecium genome encodes:
- the tnpA gene encoding IS200/IS605 family transposase has translation MDNEYRHSKTTVSLVNYHFVFCPRYRRKIFVNSEVDARFKALVQEIAKENEWNIIAIETDKDHCHLLINVQPTYSPSKIMKIIKGKTSRIIRQEFEHLSKMPSVWTRSYFVSTAGNVSSEIIKRYVENQRTRY, from the coding sequence ATGGATAACGAATACAGACACTCAAAGACAACTGTATCGTTAGTCAATTACCACTTTGTTTTTTGCCCAAGGTATCGTCGGAAAATATTCGTTAATTCTGAAGTAGATGCTAGATTTAAAGCACTCGTTCAAGAAATAGCAAAGGAAAACGAGTGGAACATCATTGCAATAGAAACAGATAAAGATCATTGTCATTTATTAATAAATGTTCAGCCTACGTATTCTCCTTCTAAAATCATGAAGATAATAAAAGGTAAGACATCTAGAATAATCCGGCAAGAGTTTGAACACTTAAGTAAAATGCCAAGTGTTTGGACACGTTCATACTTTGTTTCAACCGCAGGAAATGTATCTAGCGAAATTATCAAGCGATATGTTGAGAACCAAAGAACAAGATATTGA
- a CDS encoding class A sortase — translation MKKWLFGFLGVTLIVFCSVFGYVSYQKHEGEVFKQNIEKKMPVDQINAHAKSYKEDATNVNNDMSLGQMLSIQKEAIEMGVNKQVFAQIQIPALGLALPIFKGANQYTLSLGAATYFYEDAEMGKGNYVLAGHNMEMPGVLFSDIQKLSLGEVMDLVSNDGVYRYKVTRKFIVPEYFKLIDGVPEENSFLSLPKKGEKPLLTLFTCVYTSQGKERYVVQGELQ, via the coding sequence ATGAAAAAATGGTTATTTGGTTTTTTAGGAGTCACTTTAATCGTCTTTTGCAGTGTGTTTGGCTATGTTAGCTACCAAAAACATGAAGGAGAGGTGTTTAAGCAAAATATAGAAAAAAAGATGCCCGTAGATCAAATCAATGCACATGCAAAGAGTTATAAGGAGGATGCAACGAACGTCAATAATGATATGTCTTTGGGGCAAATGTTGTCCATACAAAAAGAAGCAATCGAAATGGGCGTCAATAAACAAGTATTTGCACAAATTCAGATTCCTGCACTTGGTTTAGCATTGCCAATTTTTAAAGGGGCAAATCAATACACTTTGAGTCTTGGAGCGGCTACTTATTTTTATGAAGATGCCGAAATGGGCAAAGGAAACTATGTCCTAGCAGGTCATAACATGGAAATGCCAGGTGTTTTATTTTCTGATATTCAGAAGTTGTCATTAGGGGAGGTGATGGACTTAGTTAGTAACGATGGCGTCTATCGTTACAAGGTAACGCGTAAATTTATCGTACCTGAGTACTTTAAATTAATCGATGGCGTTCCTGAAGAGAACTCTTTCTTGTCTTTGCCAAAGAAAGGAGAGAAACCCTTATTAACGTTGTTTACTTGTGTCTATACGTCACAAGGAAAAGAAAGATACGTGGTACAGGGAGAGCTACAATAA
- the tnpB gene encoding IS200/IS605 family element RNA-guided endonuclease TnpB — translation MKKAHKIRIYPNCRQEIQFQKTFGCVRFYWNFLLDQRITNYKKKKENADYKEDKTTYASLKKMEEYAWLKEVEAQPLSQVAMDLNKAFKNTFNSTFGFPKFKSKKYSKKSYRTAMGIKVNRNYFYVSKVGWVKMAETLRFNGKLMNVTISQSKTEKYFATFLVDTENFQKDPVTESIGLDLGLTHFCITSAGEKIGNERFYRSLEKRLVVEQRKLSRRLEVAKKHNRKLEECKNYQKQRVKVARIHEKIFNQRNDFLHKLSSRITDENQIICIEDLNVTGMVRNHKLAKSIADVSWSEFVRQLTYKCEWKGRTLVKIDRFYPSSQICSSCGHNDGKKELDIREWTCSNCGTNHDRDINASINIGTEGLSGIA, via the coding sequence ATGAAAAAGGCTCATAAAATCAGGATTTACCCCAACTGTCGGCAAGAAATTCAATTTCAAAAAACATTCGGATGCGTTCGTTTCTATTGGAACTTTCTACTAGATCAACGTATAACGAATTACAAGAAGAAAAAAGAAAATGCCGATTACAAAGAAGATAAGACAACGTATGCTTCATTGAAAAAAATGGAAGAATACGCTTGGTTAAAAGAAGTTGAAGCTCAACCACTTAGCCAAGTAGCCATGGATCTAAATAAAGCATTTAAAAATACGTTCAACTCTACTTTTGGATTTCCTAAATTCAAAAGTAAGAAGTATTCCAAAAAGTCCTATCGAACAGCTATGGGTATAAAGGTGAATAGAAACTACTTTTATGTATCCAAGGTTGGCTGGGTAAAAATGGCTGAAACGTTGCGTTTCAATGGTAAATTAATGAATGTGACAATCAGCCAGTCAAAAACAGAAAAATATTTTGCAACTTTTTTAGTCGATACTGAAAACTTCCAAAAAGATCCTGTGACGGAATCCATTGGTTTAGATTTGGGTCTTACTCATTTCTGCATAACTTCCGCAGGTGAGAAGATAGGAAACGAGAGATTCTATCGATCATTAGAAAAACGCTTAGTGGTAGAGCAACGTAAACTTTCAAGACGCTTAGAAGTAGCAAAGAAGCATAATCGTAAATTAGAAGAGTGCAAAAACTACCAAAAGCAAAGAGTGAAAGTGGCACGTATCCATGAAAAGATTTTTAACCAACGAAATGACTTTTTACACAAACTGTCTTCTCGTATAACTGATGAGAACCAAATCATTTGTATTGAGGACTTGAATGTAACAGGCATGGTTAGAAATCATAAATTAGCTAAATCAATAGCAGACGTATCTTGGAGTGAATTTGTAAGGCAATTAACATACAAGTGTGAATGGAAAGGTCGAACGTTAGTAAAAATCGACCGTTTTTACCCTAGCTCGCAAATATGTTCTTCTTGTGGTCATAATGACGGTAAGAAAGAGTTAGATATTAGAGAATGGACTTGTAGCAATTGCGGAACAAATCATGACAGAGATATCAACGCTAGTATAAACATTGGAACCGAAGGACTTTCGGGGATAGCTTAG
- a CDS encoding IS3 family transposase (programmed frameshift), with translation MSKRTRRTFSQEFKQQIVNLYLAGKPRVEIIREYELTASAFDKWVKQSKTSGSFKEKDNLTPEQKELLELRKRNQQLEMENDILKQAALIFGPKRQVIDANKHLYPISAMCRILGLSRQSYYYQSKPKKDESELEEVVAEEFIRSRKAYGSRKIKKALSKRGIQISRRKISRIMKNRGLKSSYTVAYFKVHHSTCNEAKTTNVLNRKFLRDSPLEAIVTDLTYVRVGKKWNYVCFILDLFNREILGYSCGEHKDAVLVKKAFSRIKQPLTEVEIFHTDRGKEFDNQAIDELLTTFDINRSLSHKGCPFDNAVAESTYKSLKVEFVYQYTFETLQQLDLELFDYVNWWNHLRLYGTLGYETPVGYRNQRLAQRILDNELGCANASEAV, from the exons ATGTCTAAGAGAACACGAAGAACTTTTTCACAAGAATTCAAGCAACAAATCGTCAATCTTTACTTAGCTGGAAAGCCACGTGTAGAAATCATTCGAGAATATGAACTAACGGCTTCAGCATTTGACAAATGGGTAAAGCAATCTAAAACGAGTGGTTCATTCAAAGAAAAAGATAATCTTACGCCTGAACAAAAAGAATTGTTAGAACTACGTAAAAGAAACCAGCAATTAGAAATGGAAAATGATATTTTAAAGCAAGCAGCGCTGATATTCGGAC CGAAGAGACAAGTAATCGATGCGAATAAGCATCTTTACCCTATATCAGCGATGTGCAGAATATTAGGTCTATCACGTCAGTCCTATTATTATCAATCAAAACCAAAGAAAGACGAATCAGAACTTGAAGAAGTAGTCGCTGAAGAATTTATCCGCAGCCGAAAGGCCTACGGCTCAAGAAAAATAAAAAAAGCCTTATCAAAACGAGGCATTCAGATCAGCCGACGAAAAATTAGTAGAATCATGAAAAATAGAGGATTAAAATCGAGCTATACTGTTGCTTATTTTAAAGTACATCATTCTACTTGCAATGAAGCCAAAACGACAAACGTATTGAATCGTAAATTCTTAAGAGACAGCCCATTAGAAGCGATCGTAACAGACTTGACTTATGTACGAGTCGGGAAAAAATGGAATTATGTCTGTTTCATTTTGGATCTGTTCAATCGAGAAATTCTCGGCTATTCTTGTGGAGAACATAAAGATGCCGTTCTAGTAAAAAAAGCATTTAGCCGTATCAAACAACCTCTGACAGAGGTTGAGATTTTTCATACTGATCGTGGAAAAGAGTTTGATAACCAAGCTATTGATGAATTATTAACAACTTTTGACATCAATCGATCATTGAGTCATAAAGGCTGTCCTTTTGATAATGCCGTAGCTGAATCAACTTATAAGTCGTTGAAAGTAGAATTTGTCTATCAATACACATTTGAAACCTTACAACAATTGGATTTGGAGTTATTTGACTATGTCAATTGGTGGAACCACCTTCGGTTGTACGGTACACTTGGCTACGAGACACCGGTTGGTTACCGTAACCAGAGATTGGCGCAGCGAATCCTTGATAATGAGCTCGGATGTGCTAACGCTAGCGAGGCAGTCTAA